One stretch of Sporosarcina sp. ANT_H38 DNA includes these proteins:
- a CDS encoding S1 domain-containing RNA-binding protein, whose product MSIEVGSKLEGKVTGITNFGAFVELPSGSTGLVHISEVADNYVKDINDHFKVGDMVEVKVMNVGADGKIGLSIRKAKPESEQRPERPQRPQRPRQGGRPAMERPENFEQKMAKFMKDSEERLSTLKRATESKRGGRGASRG is encoded by the coding sequence ATGTCAATTGAAGTAGGCAGCAAGCTAGAGGGTAAAGTAACAGGAATCACAAACTTCGGGGCGTTTGTCGAGCTACCGAGTGGCTCAACAGGCCTGGTCCATATTAGTGAAGTGGCGGACAATTATGTCAAAGACATCAATGATCATTTTAAAGTTGGTGACATGGTTGAAGTGAAAGTGATGAACGTCGGTGCAGATGGTAAAATTGGGTTATCAATTAGAAAAGCGAAACCTGAATCTGAACAGCGTCCAGAACGTCCTCAGCGCCCGCAACGTCCGCGTCAAGGTGGTCGTCCCGCTATGGAACGCCCTGAGAACTTTGAACAGAAGATGGCGAAGTTCATGAAAGACAGCGAAGAGCGTCTCTCTACTTTGAAGAGAGCGACAGAATCGAAACGCGGTGGCCGTGGCGCAAGCAGAGGGTAA
- a CDS encoding septum formation initiator family protein, with protein sequence MEQKQQRKSSDRVASIQTEYVRSLQKKETRKNARKVRLYRRLAVFTIAAAIILGGLTNMFVNQKQALAKKELQKVEVLAQLEGVQEEQEMLKRQIVKLNDDEYIAKLARKEYFLSEKSEIIFSIPENKKKTDEQDDGKE encoded by the coding sequence GTGGAACAGAAGCAGCAGAGGAAATCGTCCGATAGGGTCGCATCGATTCAAACTGAATATGTCCGCTCACTTCAAAAGAAAGAGACTAGGAAGAATGCGCGGAAAGTCCGTTTGTATCGAAGATTAGCTGTGTTTACTATTGCCGCAGCCATTATTCTTGGTGGCCTGACGAATATGTTCGTCAACCAGAAACAGGCGTTAGCTAAGAAAGAACTGCAAAAAGTAGAAGTTCTTGCCCAGCTTGAAGGGGTGCAGGAAGAACAAGAAATGCTAAAAAGACAAATCGTGAAATTGAATGATGACGAGTATATTGCAAAACTTGCACGCAAAGAATACTTCCTGTCTGAAAAGAGTGAAATTATTTTCTCAATACCCGAAAATAAGAAAAAAACAGATGAACAAGACGACGGAAAAGAGTAG